The genomic interval ACCTGTCTGAGCGACAAGGAACTGGACGCCTATTACGCGGCGGACGCGGCCCCCGACACCAAGGAGGAGGCGAAGGACCTGGTCGAGCGGGTGGGCAAGTACGCGCAGGCGTGCGAGAAGCGGGCGGGGAAGGTCCTGCCGCACGTGGGGACGTCGAACGCGGCCCGCGACATGGACCTGATGCGGCGGGTGCTGGGCGACGACAAGCTGCACTACTTCGGCGTCTCGTACGGCACCGAACTGGGCGGGGTCTACGCCCACTTGTTCCCGGACAAGGTGGGCCGGGCCCTCTTCGACGGCGTCGTGGACCCGACCAGCGACCCCGTGCGGGGCTCCCTGGGCCAGGCGAAGGGGTTCCAGCTCGCGCTGGGCAACTACATGGACGCCTGCGTGAAGAACTCCGACAACTGCCCGACGGAGCGGCAGATCGGCGAGCTGCTGCGGCGGCTGGACGAGAAGCCCGTCCCGGGCGCGGGCGGCCGGCAGCTGACCCGCTCTCTCGCCACGGCCGGCATCGCGCAGGCCCTGTACTCGCAGGACTTCTGGGACTACCTCACGGAGGGCGTCGAGGACGCGGAGAACGGCGACGGCAAGCTGCTGCTCGCTCTCGCGGACTCCCTGAACGGCAGGGGCCAGGACGGGCGTTACAGCACGCTCCAGGCGTCGCTCAACGCCATCACGTGCGCGGACTTCGCGCAGCGCTACACGGCCGCCGAGATCGAGTCGAAGGTGCCGGAGTTCCGCAAGGCCTCCCCCGTTTTCGGGGACTTCATGGCCTGGAGCCTCACCCAGTGCACCGGCTGGCCGGTCAAGGGCGAGTGGCAGACGCCGGACGTGAGCGCCAAGGGCGCGCCGCCGATCCTCGTCGTCGGCAACACCGGTGACCCGGCTACCCCTTACGAGGGGGCGCGCGCGATGGCGCGCGAGCTGGGTCCGGGCGTCGGAGTGGAGCTCACGTACCGGGGACAAGGGCACGGCGCGTACGACGGCGGCAACGCGTGCGTCAAGGAAGTGGTGGACGCGTACCTGTTGGACGGTACGGTGCCCCAACCGGGCAAGATCTGCTCATAGTACTGTTCAACGTACACACAGCACATAACACATATCATCGGTGGCGCGAACCGACGCGTCGAATGTCTGTGGCTCGCACTACGATCTCCCGCACAGCAGTTCCGTGACGGACGGTCGGGGGGAATGCGATGTCGTACAGCCCGCCGCGGCCCACCGGGCAGGCCGAGCGCAAGGTGCGCGTGCTCACCGGCTTCCTGGCGGTCGCCGCCCTCGTGGCCGCCCTGGTCGCGCTCTGGCAGACGCAGTCCACGCCGCTGGCCCGCCGGACGTACTGCTGGGGCGCCTGGACGGAGGGGTCGGGACCGTTCCGGGACGGCGGCCGGGAGCGCGCCGCGGAGGAGAGCGTCCCCACCCGGGAGCGGCCGCGCGGCCATTGCGTCCTCAGCTGGCGGGGCGGCCGCGGCGCGGGGGCGTACGAGCAGCGGATCGAGGTCCGGCTCGGCACGGGCCCGAGGGACGCCGCGGGGCGGCGGGACTGGGTCGGCGGGCTGTTCGCGGGCGGCGACCGGGCGCTGCCGGGGCTGCTGCCCGGGTTCACGGCCGACGGTTCGGGCGCGCTGGTGCTGCCGGAGAGCTGTGACGTGGGAGGCCGCCCTTCGGTGGTGACGCTCACCAGCTCGTTCACGGACGCCGCCGACCGGGGCAGCCATCCCGGCTTCCCGGACGACTCCTCGCCCTCACGCACGGGGGAGTTACTCGTCCGGGTGGCCAACCGCGCGACGGAGGCGACGCGTTGCTCCTCGGCGCCGGCCCTGCGGCTGCGTGCCGAACCGCCCTTGTCGTCCCCGTCGCCGTCCCCGGACGCGCCGGCGGGGCGGTGCGCGATCCCGGGGCTGGGCGAGGACGCGGCCGGGGAGCGTCTGACCGACACGGTGGGCGGCGGGGCCGGTGACGACCTCCAGTCCTGCGCGGTGTCCGGGGGCGACGACGGCCGCCCCGCGGCGCGCTTCACGATGGTCGGGCGGCCCAGGATCGTCGCCCTCTTCGACGGCCTGACGGGCGACTCGCCGCCGGCGCCGGGCTGGCGGGGGCGGGGCCGGATCGACGCGGCGGGGGCGCTGGTGCGGGCGGAGTGCGAGGGGAGACCGACGGTCTTCACGATGCGGGTGGGTCCGGGGCGTACGCATACGCGGCTGGACGACCCGCGGCACGCGTTCCCGGCGTTCGTGGACGCGATGGCGGCCCGGATAGGCTGCGCGCCGCTGCGGGAGCGGTAGCGGGCAGGCAGCCCCGAAAAGGGCGGCAAGGCATCCGCCCGGCCCGGGGCAAGGCACCCGACGGGTCAAGAAACCCCCACGCCAGGCACGGAACGCGCGCGGGACGGGCCGGAAGCCCGGCCCGTCCCGCGCGCGAACACAGACCCCGCCTAGTACACCGGCTTCTCGGGCTCGATCTGGTTGACCCAGCCGATCACGCCACCGCCGACGTGCACCGCGTCCGCGAACCCGGCGGACTTCAGGACCGCCAGGACCTCCGCGGAGCGGACACCCGTCTTGCAGTGCAGGACGATCTTCTTGTCCTGCGGCAGGTCCTGGAGGGCGTTGCCCATCAGGAACTCGTTCTTCGGGATCAGCCGGGCGCCCGGGATCGAGACGATCTCGTACTCGTTGGGCTCGCGGACGTCGATGATGTCGATCTTCTCGTCCGCGTCGATCCACTCCTTGAGCTGCCGGGGAGTGATCGTGGAACCCGCGGCGGCCTCCTGGGCCTCCTCCGAGACCACGCCGCAGAACGCCTCGTAGTCGATCAGCTCGGTGACCGTGGGGTTCTCGCCGCAGACCGCGCAGCCGGGGTCCTTGCGGACCTTGACCTGGCGGTAGGTCATCTCCAGGGCGTCGTAGATCATCAGACGGCCGACCAGCGGCTCACCGATGCCCGCGAGCAGCTTGATCGCCTCGTTGACCTGGATCGAGCCGATGGAGGCGCACAGCACGCCCAGCACGCCGCCCTCGGCGCAGGAGGGCACCATGCCCGGCGGCGGGGGCTCGGGGTAGAGGCAGCGGTAGCAGGGGCCGTGCTCGCTCCAGAAGACGGACGCCTGACCGTCGAAGCGGTAGATGGAGCCCCAGACGTACGGCTTGTTCAGCAGCACGCAGGCGTCGTTGACCAGGTAGCGGGTGGCGAAGTTGTCCGTGCCGTCCACGATCAGGTCGTACTGGGAGAAGATCTCCTTGACGTTCTCCGCCTCCAGGCGCTCCTGGTGGAGGACGACGTTCACGTACGGGTTGATGCCCAGCACGGAGTCACGGGCGGACTCGGCCTTGGAGCGGCCGATGTCGGCCTGGCTGTGGATGATCTGCCGCTGAAGATTCGATTCGTCGACCTCGTCGAACTCCACGATGCCGAGGGTGCCGACGCCGGCCGCGGCGAGGTACATCAGGGCGGGGGAACCGAGGCCGCCGGCACCCACGCAGAGCACCTTCGCGTTCTTCAGGCGCTTCTGCCCGTCCATCCCGACGTCCGGGATGATCAGGTGGCGGGAGTACCGACGAACCTCGTCAACGGTGAGCTCGGCGGCCGGCTCGACCAAGGGTGGCAGCGACACGGGGTCTCCAGGAGAGGCATCCCCGCTCGCGCGGGGAACATACAGGCGGCGTTCGGTTCTTCCCCTGTAACCCTGCCACGCCCCGTCTCATTCCGAGACACCAGGTCCGATGCGCGAGACGATCTCGTCCCAGTAGCCGGGCATCACCTCCCAGGGGTCCGCTTCGTCCCGGTCCGTCCGGTCGGTGAAGTAGATGGTGCCGGCGCCCTGCCAGCGGGCGATGCGCAGCGCCTCGTCCAGGTGGGCCCGGGGGACGCCGTGCACGAGGTGGCAGAAGCGCTCGGGCGGGTGGTCGGCGGTCCACTCGGCCACCTGCGACCAGCGGTAGGCGGACCACGGGCCGCAGAAGGTCACCAGCTGGTCGGCGAGTTCGGCGTACCCGGCGCAGGGGTGGGCGCCGTGGACCAGGACGATCCGGGCGCGCTCGCGCAGCGTGCGCAGGGCGCTCACGGTGCGGCGGACGACGGGGAGCGCGGCCGGGCCCGTGGGGCAGGCGTCGAGCGAGAAGCCGTCCACCTTGTACCAGTTGAGGTAGCGCTGCGCCTCGCCGAGGAGCTCCTCGAAGGGGCGCTCGCCGAACTTCAGGTCCAGGTGGCCGAGGAGCCGGACGCCCGCGTCCCGCAGCCGGGCGACGGCGGGCAGGCAGTACGGGTCCGGGCGGGCGCCCGGACCGCCCGAGGCGCCGGGCGCGGCCATGGCGCCGCTGCCGAGCACGACCCAGTCCACGGGCACGTCGGTGCGCAGGAGTTCGCCCCATTCGGCGGGGGCGAGCAGCGGGTGGGCGATGCCGGGGACGCCGAACCGCAGCGGGGCGTCGGTCTCGGGTGAGGCCCGGCGGCCGGAGGGGATCAGATACGACACGCCGCCTCCATCCAGATGTCGGCCAGCGACTCCTCCAGGCCGATCCGGGGCCGCCAGCCGAGCCGGTCGCGCGCGGTGCGCACGTCGGCCTGCTGCCAGCTGCCGCAGCCGTCCGGGTAGGGGTAGGCGGGCGGGGTGCCGAGGTGCGGGTCGTCCAGCTCGTGGAGGGCGCCGCCGAAGCCCGCGACGCGGGCGAGCAGGGAGGCGGCGTCGCGGAGCCTGACCGCGCGGCCGGTGCCGATGTTGACGGCGCCCTGGGCGGCGGAGAGGGAGGCGGCGTGGACGGCGCGGGCCACGTCGCGGACGTCGACGAAGTCGCGCTGCACCCCGAGGCCGCTGAGCTTGAGCTCGCTGTCGCCGCTCTGCATGGCGCGGCGCATGGCGTCGGCGAGCCGGCCCAGCGGGGAGCCGGCGGGGGTGCCGGGCCCGACGGGTGAGAAGACGCGCAGCACGATGGCGTCCAGGCCGGAGCCGAGGACGAGCTCGGTGGCGGCGAGCTTGCTGACGCCGTACGGGCCGCCGGGGCGCGGGACGGCGTCCTCGGCCGTGGAGGAGCCGGGCTGCGAGGGTCCGTACTCGGAGGAGCAGCCGAGCTGGACCAGGCGGGCGCCGCAGCCGCTGCGCCGGAGGGACTCGCAGACGGTGGCGACGGCGACGGTGTTGTGCCGGGTGAGGTCGCGGGCGCCGCCGCGGGTGGCGCCCGCGCAGTTGATCACCACGCCGGGGTGCACGGCGTTGAGGAAGCGGGTGAGCGCCCCGGGGCTGCCGGTGGCCAGGTCGAAGCGGACGTCCGCGTCGTCGCCGCGGCCGAGGGCGGTGAGCTGGACGGCGGGGTCGGCGAGCAGCCGGTCGGCCACGTACCGGCCGAGGTAGCCGTTGGCACCGAGCAGAAGGACCCTCATCGGTCGCGCCCTCCCTCTCGCCCGGCGGTACGGATGGGGTGAACGGTCATCTTGCTTGCTCCTCTGACAGGGGTGTGCGGCTCGCCGGGGGCGGCGGGGTCTGCGGGTGCGGCGGACACGTGAGGTGCGGCGGGGGTGCCGACCGCGGCGGCGGCCACCCCGCTCCGGTGGGCGGAGGCCCGGGTCAGCGCGGGAAGGGCGCAGGCCAGCAGGGCGACCGCGGGCGCGGTACAGGCCACCAGGGGAACGGCGGCGGGGCCGTGGGCCGCGGCGAGGGCGGTGAGCGGCCGCAGCGGCCCGTCGTCCGGGGCGAGCAGGGCGCCGAGCAGGGCCGTGGCCTCCGCCGCGCCGGCGGCGAGCGCGGCGACGGCGGCCGCCCGGCCCAGGCCGCGGGAGGCCGCCAGGCGGGCGACGAAGAGCAGCCCGCCGAGGGCGGTGACCGCGGTGAGCGGCCCCGGGTGCACGGTGCCCCGCAGCGCCGCGTGCCCGGCGGCCAGGAGGGCGGCCAGGGCGGCGAGGTGGAACGCGGTGGCGAGGACGGGCACGGGCCGCACGCGGGCCCGGAACTCCGCGAGGGTGCGGCTGCCGAGGAGCGCGCGGCGCACCCGGACCGTGAACCAGCGCGCGCTCCAGGCCGCGGACGCGGCGGCGCAGGCCAGGGCGAGTGCGGTCGGCACGGCGGCGGACAGGACGCCGGACAGCCCGGCGGACCCCGCGAGCTCCCGCACCGGCCGCCCGGCGAGCAGGGCCGCGAGGAGACGATCGCCCACGAGCCCGTACGCGACCAGCCAGAGCCCGGCGAGCCACCGCGCCGCCCGCCACCGGTAGGTGCCGGGCGGGTGGCACGGCGGCGAGGGCGGACAGAGGGGCTGCGGCAGGCCGGGGCCGGGCCGACGGGCGCCCGGGCCGGCCGGCGTGTCATCGCGGCGGGGCGGCAGGCCGTGCGGCGAGCGGTCGTGCGGCGGTACACCGCGCCACGACCCGCCGTACGGCGGCACACCGTCCCACGACCCTCCGTGCGCCGGTCCGCCGTCCGACGACCCACCGTGGGACAGTCCTCCATCCCACGACCCACCGTGGGACAGTCCTCCATCCCACGACCCACCATGCGGCACTTCCCCGTCCCACGACTCCCCGTACGACGCTGCACCGTGCGGCCGCACACCGCGCCACGACCCACCCTGCGGCGGTCCGCCGTCCCACGCTTCGCCGCGCCCCGGCCGCCCGTACGGCAGGCCCCCGGCCGCCCCGTCCTGGAACGGCGTCGCGGCTTCCGGCTCCGCCGCCGGCCGCGGTGGGGAGAGCTGCTCGCCGGCACCCCGCGGGGCACCGCCGTGCGGTGGGTCACCGAGCAGGAGCCCACCCCGCAGGAGGCCACCGCGCAGCAAGCTCCCCAGCGGCGAACCGCCGCTCCGCGGCGCCCCGCGGAGCGCGCTCCCGGTGCCCGCCGGACCCGTGGGCGCCGTCTCCACGGCGCGCCCGCGCGCGTACAACTCCTCGGCCAGGGAGAACAGATCGCGGTGGCGGCACGCGGCCGCCGTGTGGTCCACGGCGCCCCGCGCCTCCAGGACGGCGGCGATCTCCAGGGGGTCCACGGCGCGCGCGCAGAGCTCGCGGTGGTGCTGGAGGAGCGCCTTCACCGGGTCGGCGGGGGCCGTCGGGACGGGTATGCCCGTGGGGTTCGGCGGGCTGCCGGCCCGCAGTGACGTGCTCATGGGCGGCCCGCCCAGGTCGGGGAGGCGGCGCGCGGGGACCAGGTGAGCGGCGGATGCTCGCCGGCGGCGCGGCCGAAGGGGACGGACGGATCGGATCCGTCCTGCCGGACGGGGGCGCGCGAGATCAGTTCGAGGTAGATGCCGCGAAAGGCCGTCACATGCCGCTCCACGGTGAAGAGTTCGAGGGCGCGCTCCCGCGCCGCCGCGCCGAGCCGGGCGCGGCGGCCGGGGTCGCGCAGCAGGTCGAGGCAGGCGGTGGCCAGCGCCCCGGCGTCGCCCGGCGGGACGACCAGGCCCGTGCCGCCGACGGCCTCCCGGACGGCGCAGGCGTCGGGCGCGACCGTGGCCCGGCCGCAGAACATCGCCTCGACCAGCGGCAGCGGGAAGGCGTCCGCGGCCCCGGCGAGGACGACGCTGCCCGCCGCGTACGTCTCCGGGCGCACCGTCTCCTCGTACGTCACCCCGTCGGGCGGCTCGGCGCCCGGTTCCGGGGCGCCGACGACCCTGAGCGCCGTGCCCGGTTCGGCGGCCCGCACGGAGGCGAAGGCGTCCCACAGGTGGGGCTCGGGGCGGCCGAGCCACAGCAGCGTGCGGCCGTCGTCCAGGGGCGCGCCGGACGGCCCCCGCGGGTCCTCGGCGCCCTCGCCGACCGCTTCGTAGGGGCGCTCGTCCACGCCCGGGTGGACCGTGCGCAGCCGCTCCCGGGCGGCCCCGCAGCGCTCCTGCCAGCGCCGCACCCGGGCGTCGCCGGGGGTGATCAGGTCGGCCCGGCCGTAGACCTCGGCGGACAGCAGCCGGTGGAAGGAGGAGATCAACGTCCTTACGGCGAGCGGCAGTCCGGCGGAGCCCGCGGCGCTGTTGAGGTAGTAGGCGCGCAGCCGCACCTCGTACTCGGTGACGAGGAGCGGGGTACCGAAGAAGCGTTTGGCCAGCAGGCCCGGCAGTGCGGCGGGCCCGGCGGAGGTGGCGTGGCAGAGGTCGACGGCGGCGAGGCCCCGGTCGTGGTCGCCGGCGGCGCCGTACCAGTCCAGGGAGAGGGGCCGCAGCGCCCGCTCCAGGAAGGCGGAGACGGCGAGGAGGTCGGCGACGCGGATGCCGGACGCCGCGGGGTGCGCGCCGGGCGCGCGGCACGCCGCCTCCAGGGTGCGCAGGGCCTGCTCCGAGCGGAGCGCGGCACCGAGGCCGCCGGCCTCCCGGGCGAGGTCGGCGAGGCCGTGCAGGCCTTCGGCGAAACGGTACGCCTGGCCCTCGGCGGAGGGGGCCGCCCCCTCGGCGCCCCCCGTACCGGCCGCATCCGCCGCACCGGAGTCATCCGGTGCACCAGCCGCACCAGACGCCTCCGCCGCGCCTTCGGACCCTCCGGCTCCGGCAGGCCCCCCGGCCCCCCCGGCCCCACCCGCGTCCGTGGCGCAGATCGCCGCGGCCAGTTCCCCGAAGTGCTCCTCGAA from Streptomyces albireticuli carries:
- a CDS encoding alpha/beta hydrolase; amino-acid sequence: MSSSVRAGGLLCAALLTLSAVSCAGGGENGGSASAAAPADAPDRQRLTWKACPAPSGSESGSTDKAPGTEWECSTMRAPLDYGNPGSGSVGIALIRAKATDPARRIGSLVFNFGGPGGSGITTLPAFADDYTKLRTRYDLVSFDPRGVGRSSGVTCLSDKELDAYYAADAAPDTKEEAKDLVERVGKYAQACEKRAGKVLPHVGTSNAARDMDLMRRVLGDDKLHYFGVSYGTELGGVYAHLFPDKVGRALFDGVVDPTSDPVRGSLGQAKGFQLALGNYMDACVKNSDNCPTERQIGELLRRLDEKPVPGAGGRQLTRSLATAGIAQALYSQDFWDYLTEGVEDAENGDGKLLLALADSLNGRGQDGRYSTLQASLNAITCADFAQRYTAAEIESKVPEFRKASPVFGDFMAWSLTQCTGWPVKGEWQTPDVSAKGAPPILVVGNTGDPATPYEGARAMARELGPGVGVELTYRGQGHGAYDGGNACVKEVVDAYLLDGTVPQPGKICS
- the moeZ gene encoding adenylyltransferase/sulfurtransferase MoeZ, yielding MSLPPLVEPAAELTVDEVRRYSRHLIIPDVGMDGQKRLKNAKVLCVGAGGLGSPALMYLAAAGVGTLGIVEFDEVDESNLQRQIIHSQADIGRSKAESARDSVLGINPYVNVVLHQERLEAENVKEIFSQYDLIVDGTDNFATRYLVNDACVLLNKPYVWGSIYRFDGQASVFWSEHGPCYRCLYPEPPPPGMVPSCAEGGVLGVLCASIGSIQVNEAIKLLAGIGEPLVGRLMIYDALEMTYRQVKVRKDPGCAVCGENPTVTELIDYEAFCGVVSEEAQEAAAGSTITPRQLKEWIDADEKIDIIDVREPNEYEIVSIPGARLIPKNEFLMGNALQDLPQDKKIVLHCKTGVRSAEVLAVLKSAGFADAVHVGGGVIGWVNQIEPEKPVY
- a CDS encoding spherulation-specific family 4 protein encodes the protein MSYLIPSGRRASPETDAPLRFGVPGIAHPLLAPAEWGELLRTDVPVDWVVLGSGAMAAPGASGGPGARPDPYCLPAVARLRDAGVRLLGHLDLKFGERPFEELLGEAQRYLNWYKVDGFSLDACPTGPAALPVVRRTVSALRTLRERARIVLVHGAHPCAGYAELADQLVTFCGPWSAYRWSQVAEWTADHPPERFCHLVHGVPRAHLDEALRIARWQGAGTIYFTDRTDRDEADPWEVMPGYWDEIVSRIGPGVSE
- a CDS encoding NAD-dependent epimerase/dehydratase family protein; its protein translation is MRVLLLGANGYLGRYVADRLLADPAVQLTALGRGDDADVRFDLATGSPGALTRFLNAVHPGVVINCAGATRGGARDLTRHNTVAVATVCESLRRSGCGARLVQLGCSSEYGPSQPGSSTAEDAVPRPGGPYGVSKLAATELVLGSGLDAIVLRVFSPVGPGTPAGSPLGRLADAMRRAMQSGDSELKLSGLGVQRDFVDVRDVARAVHAASLSAAQGAVNIGTGRAVRLRDAASLLARVAGFGGALHELDDPHLGTPPAYPYPDGCGSWQQADVRTARDRLGWRPRIGLEESLADIWMEAACRI
- a CDS encoding DUF3492 domain-containing protein → MRVGLLTEGGYPYAAGEGGEWCDQLVRGLDQHDFEVYALSRGARQERGGWYGLPKQVRRVRTAPLWGDPPEGDTGRAYGAYGRRERQRFEEHFGELAAAICATDAGGAGGAGGPAGAGGSEGAAEASGAAGAPDDSGAADAAGTGGAEGAAPSAEGQAYRFAEGLHGLADLAREAGGLGAALRSEQALRTLEAACRAPGAHPAASGIRVADLLAVSAFLERALRPLSLDWYGAAGDHDRGLAAVDLCHATSAGPAALPGLLAKRFFGTPLLVTEYEVRLRAYYLNSAAGSAGLPLAVRTLISSFHRLLSAEVYGRADLITPGDARVRRWQERCGAARERLRTVHPGVDERPYEAVGEGAEDPRGPSGAPLDDGRTLLWLGRPEPHLWDAFASVRAAEPGTALRVVGAPEPGAEPPDGVTYEETVRPETYAAGSVVLAGAADAFPLPLVEAMFCGRATVAPDACAVREAVGGTGLVVPPGDAGALATACLDLLRDPGRRARLGAAARERALELFTVERHVTAFRGIYLELISRAPVRQDGSDPSVPFGRAAGEHPPLTWSPRAASPTWAGRP